GTTTTGACGCTTTCGACCTCTCCGACTACGTCGCCGGCCTTGAACTTCGTGCCGACTTTTTTCATCTGGACATAGGTGATGTCGGTCAGGGCATCGACCGCGAAACGGCTGATCCCCAGGGTCAGCGTGTCCCCATCCACTTTGTGCCACTCGTGCGATTCCGAATACTTCCGGTCGGTCGGGGATGCCATCGATTTACCTCGTCGTTAGAAATTCAGCAAGAGTCCGGAGGTCCCATAAAGACTGGGGCTGTTTTCGCCTCGAATCGGCCGTTCGAATCGGCAAATCACGAGTGTCCCGATGCTAGCCGCCCATCGAATCGTTGACTTGAAAACCCGAAAAGTCGGGTTCCTCCGACCACCGACCAAAAGGTTCATTTGACGAATTTCATCTTCGGCGGTATTTTGAAGTCGTTACCTTTTTCCCCTCCGGACGGTCGT
The DNA window shown above is from Phycisphaeraceae bacterium and carries:
- the gcvH gene encoding glycine cleavage system protein GcvH encodes the protein MASPTDRKYSESHEWHKVDGDTLTLGISRFAVDALTDITYVQMKKVGTKFKAGDVVGEVESVKTTSDIYSFVAGEVTEVNIALGDNPGLINEDPYGKGWLLKAKISDPAGLAKLMDSAAYDKAHPAS